AGTTCTGATTGGAAGTTACCTGACTCCATTGCGGCCACAAAGTCCTTCAACTTTGTTCCTGATTCACAAAAACAATACCATGATGTATAATTCAAAACATAAGCATGATCATTCATAAATGAACATATTAGAAGTTGTTTCACATACTATGACTTGTATAAACTATTTTCATATGTGCAAGTTCGTGtgaaatataataatgataatagaGGTGTCGAAGTATATACCTTGGGCTGCACCCTTGATCTTCAAAGCCAGTTTTACAGCAAGGTCAAAGAAATAGGCAACTTTAGCAAAATCCTCTTCAACAAATCCCCTAGAAGTCAAAGCAGGGGTTCCTAAAAGAACAATAGTCGTAAATATTCTTGTTTAATATAGACGAAATCAATTTATTAAGTAATGTATCTCACCCATTCTGATACCACCAGGAACCATGGCAGATACATCACCAGGGACAGTGTTTTTGTTGGCTGCAATGTGAACAGCTTCCAACACCTTTTCAACCCTTGAACCATCAATTCCCTGGTAAAGATGTAAACAACTTGTCAatctatttctatatatttggGAACTATTGGATAAATGAAATTCTGAAAGTAATATTATATTGTTTACCTTCGGTTTCAAATTGACTAAAACCAAGTGGTTCTCTGTTCCTCCAGAAACAAGCTCATATCCGCTCTTAGTTAAAGTCTGAAAGCATTGAAAATTTTCAGCGTTACGATACTACTTGAATTTGGAGAAAGTTCTATGGGTGCTAGGCATGAAATGTAGCTTAGTCATACCTCTGCAAACTTGGCGCAGTTGCTCATGACTTGCTCTTGATATGCCTTGTATTCTGCTGTTGTTGCCTGCATTGTCCAACAGATTGGGATAAAATCTTACATTGGGCATGCGACTAGTGAACTTTTTTGAAATAATTATATTGATTGAATCATATGACTATACGCCAAAAGTGTCAAGAAAAAGTTGTTTATGATCTTGAAGGCAGCAAATTGACCTGTTTCAACGCAACTGCCAAACCAGTGATAGTGTGATTGTGTGGGCCTCCTTGTAGTCCAGGAAAGACAGCCTGGTTGATTTTGTCTTCAAAATCATAGAACACCTTCCAgaataaagttttaattaatatatcttTAATAGATAAGAGTAAAGTCAGGTATCAAAGGAGCAGCGTTTGTCATGGACACAATTTAGCAACTAAATGTACCTCTTTTCCTTGTTTGTTGACTTCTTTCAGCCCCTTTCTAAAGAAGATCATGGCACCACGTGGACCACGAAGGGACTTGTGAGTCGTAGTGGTCACGACATCTGCGTATTCAAATGGAGATGGGACAACCCCAGCTGCAACCAGCCCACTGATGTGAGCCATATCGGCCAACAGAATGGCTTTTTGCTTGTCACAGACCTgtgaaaatatatatgacaATTGTGAGTCTTTGGTTAAATATAACCATATATAACTTAGTCATGCTCTGGCATTCACAAGCTCATTAACATATAAGTTAACAGTACTTGCCTTGCGAATGCGTGCATAGTCATACAAACGAGAATAAGCACTTGCACCAGCAACTATCAATTTTGGCCTAAAGAGTGTTGCACTTTTCTCCAACTGCAGTTTGAAATACACCCGTTAAAATGAtagaaagttatatataaagaacaatgagaaaaacaagaaaaagttgTAAGCACCTGATCATAATCAATATAACCAGTGCTCTCGTTTAGTCTGTAAGGCATAGTCTCAAAAAATATAGATACCGCAGAAATCTTCTTTGTATCAGTCTGAgaaagtaaaacaagtaaactATTAGATTACTTCCAACATATGAGACCTTTTTTTAACATCATCAATAAACTTGATAGTAGAATGCATcatgaaaaatacaaattaacGTATCATTTAGCACCTGGTAACCGTGTGACAAATGTCCACCATGAGGAAGATCAAGGGCCATGATTCTGTCATGAGCCTTCAGTAGTGCAGTGTAAACCTGGAAGTTAGCTGGTGACCCCGAAAGAGACTGCACGTTCACTGGATTGTACATGAGAATTAGATATGTTTTCTGATGGTTTATCATTTTTAAAGTGATAAAAATATTAGGAGTAGCTGTATAAACTTGACAAGGCACATGTGAATGTAACTACCTCCCCATTTTGCAGGATCTAACCGGAAGGCTTCCAAGGCACGTTTTTGGCACAAAGTTTCAGCCATGTCAATGTACCTACAAAGCGAAAAACTATTCACCTCAGAACCGAAAAAAAGCAACAAAAGATGTCTAAACGTTAATCGAACTAGTCATCAGAACTTTTAGATAGCAGAAGAATAGATATCACACTTAGTTCATGACAAACCACATATATGAAGTAAAAGTGGTTTGCTTACTCGTTTCCACCATAGTATCTAGCACCTGGATAGCCTTCACTGTATTTGTTAGTCATCACAGATCCAACTGCTTGCATCACTGATAGGGAGGTAAAGTTCTCTGATGGTATGAGTTCAAGACCCTAAATAAACCAATCAATAACCCAGTCAGATAAGAAAGCTTATATTTCAATCCAAATACATGACACCAGTTCCTTTATGCATATCTACTTGGCAATCAATCTTGTAGTTCAGTGATTATATAGAGAAAACACATAATCATCCTTAGCACTAGAAAGGCTGAAAAGTAGTTTTTTATCTTCATACACACTGTTAAAAATTGCAAGAGCATGGCTATTTCTTCTAATTATATTGTCATATCAGGTTTCAAAACCATTTGTACAAAAATTTCATTAAGGATCGATGTACCTTTCATTTATTAGTCtaattttatgattataaatcAAGGTTATAAACAGAGTTGTAGCAAATACCATCACTATGCAGAGTACACAGATCCATTTAAGTTCTGATACATATTAGAATTGTAATATAACCCTATATGAAACAGCATCCTCACAAGAAGTTTTACAAAATATACAGAAAACTtagtaaaattttgaaataaaagctCATAGCAAACCAAATTAATCATGGCGAAATACAGATAGAAAGAGATAGACCTTCCATTGACGAGCCTTTTCGTGCTCAATAATATCTGCAATCTCAGGATCCACAACCTCAAGTGGAGCATTCAACTGCTTTGGCCACTACAatttcacacacacatacacatatataaactcTCCACATCAGAAACTCATCCATACACaaactcaaacaaaaaaaaaacacttacaGTGACGCCGGGCCTTTCTTTCTCGTACACGGCTTCACTAGGCAGAGACGACTATCATATCACagtataacaaacacaatcACGTAACTCAAATCAATATACaaatgattaataaaagaaGAATGTAACAAAAACTCAACAGAGCTAATTAATGAAACAGACCATGGAGTAGAGCTGACCGCCATTAAAGAGACGTTGCAACGGCTTGTCTGCAGACGACGAGAGCCTACGAAGAGCCAACGCCATTGCCATTcttacaaaatgttttttttttttttttttcaaagaaagaaagaaaacaaaaaaaaaaaaaaagataatacaCACACAGAGAGTGTGGAAGACAAAGTAAAGTGTTTGGCGCGCACAAATTTTGTTTTGGATTTGGGTGAGATTTTGGTGGTCGAAAACAATTCATGGTATTTTTCTGGTGctcatttctttctctctttttgaatgataataaatcataattatccatattttttactttcttaCCCGACCCGGTTTCAAACGAATAATAACCGTTTCTCATGCAGGACATAACggcttttcaaatttttattttttttttcgacTTCACTTTTAGAGGCTTCCCGGTTCCCTATGTAATCGCAATTGAATCTAATCAGTTAAATATTTTGGATTGCACAAAATAAAGTTCGGAAATGGTCacaaaattatcacaattagggctagtttgtttttttaattgttaattaacTCAATGGATTAAGTgattaaatgattaaatattagttttacgtattaagtttttttttttttttaattattctgTTCAACACAAACAATTTTAAATGACTTAATAagctaaatatttttattaagtcCATTAAatcttaaacaaacaaaaccttAAACTGAATGAATTGTGCCCCGTGTTTGTTAGGCAAAGGTTACAAGCTGCATAGTAAATCCTCAATAAtcattagaatttttttttcggTAGTTTGCATTGTTTATCAACTATGGTACAGCGGCTATAATCATTAGAATTGTGTATCCCAAAAACAGTATGGACCAAATAGGCTTtgacaaattttattttaacattttctaatgctgtatataaaaagtttgtaaCTCTATAGAAggaaaatcaatatattaagttttctttttcttaaataaatatttccaatgctttataatagagtaaatttataaaaaaaatatttatatgatttttccaATGTATTACGATTTTTAAGTTTGGTTTAATAAGCTTAACTTAATAAGATACATATGCTTGTTGGGATTTTTAAAGTCTAATGATCCTGTTTACTTTGCTTCCATACAAACCAGAAAAACCCTATCCAAACTTCACCCATTTTGTAGCCACTCTTCCTCATATAACATGTCAATACGTTAAgcattcaaattattaaaaattgaaatgCCCTCTTGTGTTTTATACCTTTTTTCATTGTAagttttattttgagaaatcaAAATCACCGATATTAATGGTTGACACTACCAAAGCTAGAAATGAAATAAGTTTGAAATTTGTATtcgttttatacttttatatgtaCTTTCATCAAATCATGAATCTTATGTCTTTACTAAAAACTTTGAAATACATTCGGCTACGACATACTTCTAATCTCGGTTCATTCTCAATCACTCGTGTAGTTTAATACTAGGTATCATGGTTTACCAGTATGAAAAAttcatacttattttacaacCCAGTGGCCAGTGACTCTCAATTTGAGAATCTCAAAGTCCCAATAGAAACTTTGACTGATATTCTGAAGGTTTTTTAATGGGCCTCCTAGCCAGGCCGTCTTAACTTTACAAAGCCCATAGTAAACTAGCTCCTTAATTTGGGCTGTTGTTAGTAGTGTCTAATCCAAGATAAATAAACTACgtctacatatatttttttttctttttctcttttattatttgAACAGTAAAAATTTACGTCTACATATATTctactatattttattttatctttttttagaATATCAAGTATTACATGTTAATGATTTCAACTCTAACGGTGACATCCAAAGTGAGTAGTTAGCTGGAAGTTGGAGCTCGTGTATTCCTGCAAAACATAAGTGATAACACGTACGCCCACATGCTCAGAAAGCAAATGTTCAAAAATGCGAGGAATCAAGGTTCGATCACGGGTCTCcaaaccaaaattcacattatCTTAACTAGTTACTTTGTAACAACTTTAAAACCAttatacataaacttttattgACAATGATCCCATTTGGTCATATGAGTTCATTTCTTCAATCTTGTCAAATAATTAACATTGGTTAGAGTTTTCCTCTAAGGGTTTTTTCACCGTTGGGTAATAGGTTTAAATCTATGTAGTAAGGGGATTCTTGTGATGCTATATTCATTCAAGACATCCTTTTAGGGCATCGTCTTGGATTCAAACTCAAATAGGTTATACCAATGCTCGAGATTGTTGTCAGTCATTCAGCcttaaaacagaaaaataaagtCTAAATAGTTAATGAAATTGAACCAgatttttagttttagttttaatatgtactaaaaaaatattgcgttaaaaattcattaagaaaTCATATGCTTTCATTTTGTCaagttagttttttttccttttgagaGGATTGAAACGTGGCACTAAAATACTCTGCTGAGAAAAAAATAGCTATCAACAAGACAACAACGTCAAGAAATTACGAGTATTAGACTATCTCCAATTGGGGGTGCTCTTAGGTGCAAGTGGATATCCTTTGtcgttgaagcttgtccaaaactaaagattttttgaatgatgcccttacctaagagcatgcccttacttgtccttacctaatatatttttgtttttagttggagttaaaaggatatgtaaggataattatggatgtttgtatggttggagataaaattatagaacttgaaggatttataaggatatgatgtggcaccTCAAAGACGCCTAATGGCGTCTTTAGCATTGAAGATACCATGGGGGTGCCCTTAGGCACCTTTTGATATCATTTGTcattgaagcttgtccaaaactaagaaTTTTTTGAAGAATGTCTTTACCTAAGAAAATGCCCTTACTTAtccttacttttttttttttagttagttaGAGGTAAAATGACATGTAAGGATGTTTATATGGTTAGAAATAAAGTTATAGAATTTAAAGAATccataaatgtataaaaatttataaaaatataccgATATAATGTTAAGCTCAAAGACGTCTAAAAGGTCCTTAGCAGATATTGTTAGTTTAGTAGATAAATGCTTTAACGGGCCACCAAGATCCATTAGGCAGGCTAACACAAATTctgtttttctatttttgctTTTGGCCTTCTTTTGTTCTCTTTTACAAGTTGACTGTTGACTTAAGAGGATAAGTGTACTGCTGACGTGTGCCATAACAGTGGCGCCTAACTTCTTATCCAAAAGAAAAGTGATGGACTGATGGGCACTTTTTATTTCAGTTTTCTAATATCGTGATATGAATATACTGATCGAAGAAGATGTTTTATTATCAAATTAAGTACATGTTGTTTAGATATTATTTTTATCTCTACtgcattataaaatattttctcttttcaaaatttgaaaaccctaaaatatcttatcacttattcataatacccTTAAAATACCCTCAAATcgcaaccactcatttttctctttcttccataaatttatctaatttattcaaaatcttttatctcaaaaaccgtaaatcgataaagtataaaaattatatgagtgttcttaaaatttcatgtcatttctttagagatgtcattcgatatactttcgatgaatttttaaatccgagggtgaagcccgtacggctaaggcatttggctatcacactctataacatATCACAGTCTATTACCTATCACCCTACCATCGCATCGTGTGGGTATTTACTCTCgttgtataataaataaatcatattcTAAGATAGATTGAAGATAAAGATGAAAAAAGAAATGtacaaaataaaatctaaatataGATAATTGAATTGATTAGACATGTAAACTATTCATTTAAGCTTACATATCATTACTTTTCATTAttgtacatgtatatacatAATGTGTGGATATTGTAATTAACGAGATATGCTTCATTGTTGAATATTATTATACTTATTCTGGAGTATTACTTGTTAGGCCGGAGCCAACGTCCCCTTCGTGGGCTCTTCCTCAGCTTCGTCGATGAGGACTCGATTGGCAACGGAGATTCCTCAGCTTCGTCGATGGAGGCACTTTGTTGGGTGGAAGGGGGAGGACGAGAGGGAGTGGGGTGAGGGTGGGTccaaatgcatttttttttgtttttttgttttgattcttTTTTTGGTTGGTAGTTGAGGAAGGGGTGAGAAAAAAGTAGAGTTGATAGTGAGTGAGGAAAAGGTGATTTAGAAGAGAGAACAACTAATGTGGCAGTGAGAAAGAGACAGAATGGTGTCGTGGGTTGGCTAAGGCCTTAACGATTAACGACATGGTCTTTAATTCCTTGTACCAACTATTATTTGTGCATATATATTAGCAAGTATCATATTTAGTGGccaaaagttacaaaatatcCATGAGACCCACAACCTAGCTGTTACGATTGCAACATTCACTATCAAAACGACCCTCTAACTAAAGTCACAAcactacttaattaattaaaagaaaaaaaaacacgtaCTTGACACTATATACACGCACTCGCATTCAACCAACCAACCaaccatatataattaatcttCACGTTATCTCTTCAATATTCATTTCATCAACATAACTTGCACTCATTTCACTTGACACACAAGAAAAATGGTTATCACGACTGAATGTATCACTTCCCCTAGCCAACGCCGGTCGTCTTA
The Erigeron canadensis isolate Cc75 chromosome 2, C_canadensis_v1, whole genome shotgun sequence DNA segment above includes these coding regions:
- the LOC122586530 gene encoding serine hydroxymethyltransferase 1, mitochondrial, which produces MAMALALRRLSSSADKPLQRLFNGGQLYSMSSLPSEAVYEKERPGVTWPKQLNAPLEVVDPEIADIIEHEKARQWKGLELIPSENFTSLSVMQAVGSVMTNKYSEGYPGARYYGGNEYIDMAETLCQKRALEAFRLDPAKWGVNVQSLSGSPANFQVYTALLKAHDRIMALDLPHGGHLSHGYQTDTKKISAVSIFFETMPYRLNESTGYIDYDQLEKSATLFRPKLIVAGASAYSRLYDYARIRKVCDKQKAILLADMAHISGLVAAGVVPSPFEYADVVTTTTHKSLRGPRGAMIFFRKGLKEVNKQGKEVFYDFEDKINQAVFPGLQGGPHNHTITGLAVALKQATTAEYKAYQEQVMSNCAKFAETLTKSGYELVSGGTENHLVLVNLKPKGIDGSRVEKVLEAVHIAANKNTVPGDVSAMVPGGIRMGTPALTSRGFVEEDFAKVAYFFDLAVKLALKIKGAAQGTKLKDFVAAMESGNFQSELSKLRHDVEEYAKQFPTIGFEKETMKYKN